A window from Chitinophaga filiformis encodes these proteins:
- a CDS encoding FMN-dependent NADH-azoreductase gives MKKILKIISSVKGAESKSTQLADAVIEKLIVQYPGSTVNVKDLAKEPYEHFHEGHLKVYGGLGEVTPEVIAGVEKASEEAINELMHADIIVIGVPIYNFNIPSTLKAWLDHVMRAGKTFSFASGQKEGLVNNKKVYLAVSSGGIYSEGPMQTYNFAVPYLEASLGFIGITDISTFWAEGCDMPGYKETALQKAIDKVAV, from the coding sequence ATGAAAAAGATACTAAAAATTATATCCAGTGTTAAGGGGGCTGAATCAAAAAGTACGCAGCTGGCGGATGCAGTTATTGAAAAGCTGATCGTGCAATATCCAGGTAGTACTGTTAATGTAAAAGATCTGGCAAAGGAGCCATACGAGCACTTTCACGAAGGGCATTTAAAAGTGTATGGTGGACTGGGAGAAGTAACACCGGAGGTGATAGCGGGCGTGGAAAAAGCTTCTGAAGAAGCGATCAATGAGTTAATGCATGCGGATATTATTGTGATAGGTGTTCCGATTTACAATTTCAATATTCCCTCAACACTGAAAGCATGGTTGGATCATGTGATGCGCGCAGGAAAAACGTTCTCTTTTGCGAGTGGTCAGAAAGAGGGATTGGTCAATAATAAGAAAGTATATCTGGCTGTGTCATCAGGCGGTATTTATTCCGAAGGACCAATGCAGACATATAATTTTGCTGTTCCGTATCTGGAAGCGTCTCTTGGTTTTATTGGTATAACCGATATCAGCACATTCTGGGCGGAAGGATGTGATATGCCTGGGTACAAGGAGACAGCATTACAGAAGGCGATTGACAAGGTGGCTGTATAG
- a CDS encoding DoxX family protein, whose protein sequence is MKTLRIVYWISTAMIALMMAYSGYAYFTDVKIDQAFQHLGYPAYFRIELAIAKLIGVVLLLTPVGSRIKEWTYAGFTFTFISAGIAHVFSGDPMPVPVVPFIFLAVLAVSYFTYHKLNKSN, encoded by the coding sequence ATGAAAACATTAAGGATTGTTTATTGGATCAGCACTGCGATGATAGCATTGATGATGGCATATTCAGGCTATGCCTATTTTACCGATGTAAAAATAGATCAGGCATTTCAGCATCTGGGTTATCCGGCTTACTTCAGAATTGAGCTGGCTATAGCCAAACTGATAGGTGTTGTGTTATTACTCACGCCGGTTGGCAGCAGGATAAAGGAGTGGACATATGCAGGTTTCACCTTTACGTTCATATCCGCAGGTATTGCTCATGTTTTTTCGGGAGACCCAATGCCGGTGCCGGTTGTACCATTTATTTTCCTTGCTGTACTGGCGGTATCCTACTTCACTTATCACAAGTTAAATAAATCAAACTAG